A section of the Vicinamibacterales bacterium genome encodes:
- a CDS encoding zinc ribbon domain-containing protein, translating into MSSMVCSKCGTSLAAGAKSCPSCGQAIAAPPSAAAKAKSLPMAAVVGLVGGLVVLLGAVTLYRSGVLSGPSSPTTPVAATQAAQPAPPTGASTPSAPGSTAAPGAMAAAGATASTPPAAQPALGAAPSAPGAAPAPAIPGTPPAVALPAKPAPPPPPPFEKTYECREYAVFDVSPETTIVTVDGELIGIVDEWDDAGGGKKYEFKREGVHYVKLSHRDYKTVWLRFIVSKKAEHKTADVELELKKKKD; encoded by the coding sequence ATGTCCTCGATGGTGTGTTCGAAGTGCGGCACCAGCCTGGCCGCTGGTGCGAAATCGTGTCCATCGTGCGGGCAGGCGATTGCGGCCCCGCCGTCTGCGGCCGCCAAGGCCAAGAGCCTGCCCATGGCGGCGGTGGTGGGACTGGTGGGCGGGTTGGTCGTTCTGCTTGGTGCCGTCACGCTCTACCGATCCGGCGTGCTGTCCGGCCCCTCCTCCCCGACAACTCCTGTTGCCGCCACTCAGGCCGCGCAGCCGGCTCCGCCGACGGGAGCTTCGACACCCAGCGCTCCAGGATCGACAGCGGCGCCCGGGGCGATGGCGGCAGCCGGTGCCACGGCTTCCACGCCTCCGGCTGCTCAGCCGGCGCTGGGCGCAGCCCCATCCGCGCCAGGCGCCGCGCCGGCGCCCGCGATCCCCGGGACGCCGCCTGCGGTCGCACTACCGGCAAAACCGGCTCCGCCGCCGCCACCGCCGTTCGAGAAGACCTACGAGTGTCGTGAGTATGCCGTCTTCGACGTGTCGCCCGAAACGACGATTGTCACCGTTGATGGCGAACTCATCGGGATCGTGGACGAATGGGATGATGCGGGCGGGGGAAAGAAGTACGAGTTCAAGCGCGAGGGCGTTCACTACGTCAAGCTGTCGCACCGCGACTACAAGACGGTCTGGCTCAGGTTTATCGTCAGCAAGAAGGCGGAGCACAAGACGGCGGACGTCGAGCTCGAGCTGAAGAAGAAGAAGGACTAG
- a CDS encoding glycogen/starch/alpha-glucan phosphorylase, which translates to MEKQPSETPETVTDVRVGLDPATIAQAFRDNLACLQARFPAVATRNDYYMALAYTIRDRLLQRQIRTAHTYFEQRSRSISYLSAEFLIGPQLGNNLVNLGIYDQAAEAMRLVGLDLEELLEQEVEPGLGNGGLGRLAACFLDSLATLGVASISYGVRYEFGIFNQTIRDGWQVELTDKWLRLGNPWEIARPEIVFDVKFGGHTERVCEDGVARVRWIPHEVVRGTACDTPVVGYRTDTVNLLRLWKAEAAESFDFQAFNTGDYYGAVQEKVKSENITKVLYPNDGSPQGKQLRLQQQYFFVSCALQDIIRIYLQRTTTFDELPDKWAVQLNDTHPAIAVAELMRLLVDEHGVGWDAAWGMTQKILGYTNHTLMPEALERWPVPLFASVLPRHLEIIFEINQRFLDDIRRLHPGDEERVQRLSIIDETGERFVRMANLACVGSHAINGVARLHSELLKTGVLRDFFEIAPDKFSNKTNGVTPRRFLVLSNPGLTGLITSRIGDRWIKQLEELRGLEPLADDPAFGQSWREVKRHNKAVLADLLRARTGVGIDLDTLFDVQVKRLHEYKRQLLNVLHIVTLYNRARHDPAASIQPRTFVFGGKAAPGYDMAKLIIKLINSVGAVVNGDKAVDGRLRVAFFPNFNVKSAHKIYPGADLSEQISTAGLEASGTGNMKFAMNGALTIGTLDGANIEIRDEVGAENFFLFGLTATEVLDRRRQGYRPRACYEADAELREVIDQIAAGHFSPDDRCRFQPLVDSLLNWDEYMLLADYRSYVDCQDRVSRTYADQERWTKMSILNVARIGYFSSDRSIRDYCRDIWHVEPVSVEASR; encoded by the coding sequence ATGGAGAAGCAGCCCTCTGAGACCCCGGAGACGGTGACCGATGTTCGCGTTGGGCTCGACCCGGCCACCATTGCGCAGGCATTCCGCGACAATCTGGCCTGCCTTCAGGCCCGGTTTCCGGCCGTAGCCACCAGGAATGACTACTACATGGCCCTGGCCTACACCATTCGGGACCGGCTGCTCCAGCGACAGATTCGCACGGCCCACACGTACTTCGAGCAGCGCAGCCGTTCGATTTCCTATCTGTCGGCGGAGTTCCTGATCGGACCTCAGTTGGGGAACAACCTGGTGAACCTGGGCATCTACGACCAGGCCGCGGAGGCGATGAGGTTGGTGGGCCTCGACCTGGAGGAGTTGCTCGAGCAGGAGGTAGAGCCGGGGCTGGGCAACGGCGGCCTGGGACGCCTGGCGGCCTGCTTCCTGGATTCGCTGGCCACGCTCGGGGTGGCGTCGATCAGCTACGGCGTTCGGTACGAATTCGGCATCTTCAACCAGACCATCCGCGACGGCTGGCAGGTCGAATTGACCGACAAATGGCTGCGACTTGGCAATCCCTGGGAGATTGCCCGCCCGGAGATCGTCTTTGACGTCAAGTTCGGTGGTCACACGGAGCGCGTCTGCGAGGATGGGGTGGCCCGGGTGCGCTGGATTCCCCACGAGGTGGTGCGAGGCACGGCCTGTGACACTCCGGTCGTCGGCTATCGCACCGACACGGTGAACCTGCTCCGGCTCTGGAAAGCGGAGGCCGCCGAGTCCTTCGACTTTCAGGCGTTCAATACCGGCGACTACTACGGTGCGGTGCAGGAGAAGGTGAAATCCGAGAACATCACCAAGGTGCTCTACCCCAACGACGGGTCCCCGCAGGGCAAGCAACTGCGGCTGCAGCAGCAGTACTTCTTCGTCTCGTGCGCGCTGCAGGACATCATCCGCATCTACCTGCAGCGAACCACAACGTTCGACGAACTTCCCGACAAGTGGGCCGTTCAGCTCAACGACACCCACCCCGCGATCGCGGTCGCCGAACTGATGCGCCTGTTGGTCGATGAGCACGGTGTGGGCTGGGATGCCGCCTGGGGGATGACCCAGAAGATCCTGGGCTACACCAATCACACCCTGATGCCGGAAGCCCTCGAACGCTGGCCGGTCCCGCTCTTCGCCAGCGTGCTGCCGCGGCACCTGGAGATCATCTTCGAGATCAACCAGCGTTTCCTCGACGACATCCGTCGCCTCCACCCCGGCGACGAGGAGCGCGTTCAGCGGTTGTCGATCATCGACGAGACGGGCGAGCGTTTCGTCCGCATGGCGAACCTCGCCTGCGTGGGCAGCCACGCCATCAACGGCGTCGCGAGACTGCACAGCGAACTCCTGAAGACAGGCGTGCTGCGCGACTTCTTCGAGATCGCGCCGGACAAGTTCAGCAACAAGACCAACGGCGTCACCCCACGCCGCTTCCTCGTTCTGAGCAATCCCGGATTGACCGGCCTGATCACGAGCCGGATCGGCGATCGCTGGATCAAACAACTGGAGGAGTTGCGCGGGCTCGAACCGCTGGCCGACGATCCCGCGTTCGGGCAGTCATGGCGTGAAGTCAAGCGCCACAACAAAGCCGTCCTGGCCGACCTGCTGCGCGCGAGAACCGGCGTCGGGATCGATCTCGACACGCTGTTCGACGTCCAGGTGAAACGACTGCACGAGTACAAACGACAACTGCTGAACGTGCTGCACATCGTCACGCTGTACAACCGCGCGAGGCACGATCCCGCCGCGTCGATTCAGCCGCGCACGTTCGTCTTCGGCGGCAAGGCGGCCCCCGGCTACGACATGGCCAAGCTGATCATCAAGCTGATCAACTCGGTGGGCGCGGTGGTGAACGGCGACAAGGCGGTGGATGGCCGCTTGAGGGTGGCCTTCTTCCCGAATTTCAATGTGAAGAGCGCGCACAAGATCTATCCTGGGGCGGATCTGTCCGAACAGATCTCCACCGCCGGTCTGGAAGCCTCCGGGACGGGCAACATGAAGTTCGCGATGAACGGAGCACTGACGATCGGCACCCTGGATGGCGCCAACATCGAGATCCGGGACGAGGTGGGGGCCGAGAACTTCTTCCTCTTCGGTCTGACCGCCACGGAGGTGCTGGATCGAAGACGCCAGGGCTATCGGCCGCGCGCCTGCTACGAGGCCGATGCCGAACTGCGGGAGGTGATCGACCAGATCGCCGCCGGGCACTTCTCGCCCGACGACAGGTGCCGGTTCCAGCCGCTGGTGGATTCGCTGCTGAACTGGGACGAATACATGCTGCTGGCGGACTACCGTTCCTACGTCGATTGTCAGGATCGGGTGAGCCGGACGTACGCCGACCAGGAACGATGGACGAAGATGTCCATCCTGAATGTCGCGCGCATCGGATATTTCTCGTCCGATCGCTCGATCCGCGACTACTGCCGGGACATCTGGCACGTGGAGCCGGTGTCGGTGGAAGCGAGTCGCTGA